The Fibrobacter sp. UWT2 nucleotide sequence GTCATATTTTAGAAAACCTTGCAATATTTTCACAGGGTAGAAATCAGTTTTTCCCAATAGTTATGCGGGCTGGGCGGGATTTTAAGGGACGACTAATTAATTTCGGCGGTTTCGCCAAGGTTTCCAAACTTGATTTTAAAACCGGTTCGCGCAGGCATACTATCGCCATGGGCAACAGTACGCTGCGTGCCACTCGGAAGCGTTACCGTCCAGAGTTCATCCGAAGTATTCACGAGTCCCACTTCGCCTCCCTTGACAATGGTAGCCCCAACTTCTTTATCGTAATTTGTCGTCCCGATGACAATGCTTTCATAAATTTTTTTATTGGCTAGCAGCGGGACCATAAATTTCCCAGCGCGAAGCACCCTGTACCCCGAGAGCGGAGCATCGCAATAGACGCAACGACAATCCGAATTGTTCGGGTCGGCAAAAACCGTATGGCTGCACTTGGGGCAACGAACAAGATTCGCTTGAACCTGCAGCAAAATATCGCGCCATTCCTTGTCGGACACGCGCTTGGTCCCGTCGAGAATTGCCTCTTTGCTAAACGTCCTACAAAAGGCAGCGCGCAAAATCTTCGGATAAATATTCCAGCGGCGAATCACGTTCTTATGCAAAGCAGGGTCCGGAGCGTTACTGCGATCGACCGGATCCATAATGAATACGGCTTCGTAGCCAAACAGGTGCTTCGCCATTTCGGGGTCGTTGTCGCAAGGGCACGACAGATACCACTTGCCCTCGAACGGACGGTTCATATAAATCAAGATAAACAGGCAAACCGCCAGCGAATGGTAGTCGGTATACTTATTGGGCCTAGACACGCCCTGCACAATCTCGGGCGCCATATACCCCGCCTTGCCCAAAATACCCATTTCAGCCGCATTATTGGGCGCCACGTTATCATTGTCGCAAATCAACACGTCACCCGTCTTGGGGTTAATAAAGAAGTTACCGTCGTTCATATCCTGGTAACTCAGGCCCTCCCTATGCAAGTCCAGGAATGCACGCACCAGCTGCATACACGCATTCAGCTGTGCTTCTACATTGGCAAATTGCGCCGTCACCAAGATAAACTTGCTCATGTCCACGTAGTCCTTAGGGCGCAAGCGCATCAAGTAGCCAAAGCTCCCGTTCTGGAATTCGGTAACTGCCATCGGCCAAATAAAATGGTCATTGGGAGCACCCTTGGCGGCATTATCCGCCAAATTTTGACAAAAAGCCTCACTATTTTTGCAAGTGTACCACTTTAAGGCGTATTCACTGCCGTTATAGTCCACGGCATACACAATTCCCTGACCGCCGCGGCCAAGTTCACGCAAAACGCGGCAAGTTTCTCCGCCGCACAGACGAACGCGATCCCCTTTCTTCAATTCAGACATTCTCAAGCTCCTGAAAGTTCAACACTTTCTTATCGCTTTGAAGTTCAAGAATGTAAAGGAGATTTATAAAAAAAGCCCCTGTACAGGGCTTCTCATTTTTAATTGCGTTTCTGGCCGAACCAGTACGCTAGATAAAATCGGAACCGGAGTTCATTAATATTAGTGTGGTAATATTTCTTGGTTTCTTTATAGAACCCTAAAAATTCGTAACCACTCCTAACTCCAAATTCGATGCAGCCCATCTTAAAGCCCATTATCAACACAGCATCAAGCCATACGTCGTTGCCGTAATCGGGTTCACCCGAAAACACCTTTTCGTCTTCGATTTCAACCGTTTCTTCGAACCAGGGGAACCGAACAGAAGGACCGACACTGATAAAGAACGATTCCGAGAGGAACAAATTCAGGAGAACCGCTATTTCAAAAGCAGATGCCGAAACGGAATCCCTGACTTCGCGGTGCAGGTATTCGTACTCGGAGCCGAATTCAAACAATCCGTCAAAACCGATCTCGGCTCGCAGGGCCGCAAAGGCATCGTTTAGCGGGTACGCCATTTCAAACATCATGGTAAAACCCGTCGCATCTTCGTTGTCGTAGTACCTTTCGGCACCCTTCAAATACGACGGACCAAGCCCAGCCATGATTCCCATACTGAACTTGCGGAAGGCCTTATCCCAGTAAGAATCTGCAGTTCCCTGCACATTTTCACCAGCGAAAGAACAAACCGAAAGCAACAAGGCAAATATGACAGCAGTAAACTTATTTTGCATAATCTACCACCGTAATGCGGAACGAATCGTTGTTTGTTCCGCCATTCAGAACCAACGAATCAGTGCCAGATGAGAAAAATTGATGCGCGAATACAAGGCGCAGAAACGGCACCGTTGCCGTATCCGAATACGCTACACCAAAGGGGGCCGGCTTAGGCTTTAGCGGCTCAAAGTTAATGTCAAGCGCCTTAAACGCAACGAAACCGGAATCAGCCACCCAATAATCATAGGAATATTTAGAATCGGTATAAATTTCCTGGCCTATACCCGACTTGATCGTACTCGCATCATTATTCTCAAGCACCTTGCCAAGATCAACTTCCATCGAGGCCTTGTTCCCAGACCTGTCCTGCACCGTAAACTTGAGCAGACCGTCTTTGTCCGCAAACAGCGTATCGCCAATAGATACGGTCGTGTCGCGTTCAATCCATTCGTCGCCATCGTAATAACCCGACAGCGTATATTCCGTAGGTGCCGGAGCCGCATGCAATTCCATGACCGAGGGCACGTAGGTATTTCCCTTCATATACGGGATATCATTTGGCTTATACGACAACAGAGGCTTGACTTCACCGGAATTTTCATTCTTCACCTGAATCGAAAGAATCGATGCATTCTTAAATCCCGGAATAGAAATGTTCCAAGAGGGACCGTTTTGAGGATTCGTTGGAGGCGAGACAATTTCTTCAGCAATAAAATCACTGAATATGGCACCACACTTCTTTTCTTCGCCATTCACGCTACACACGGGCTTAAACTCTAGGCCGCGGAAATCGGTAAGCATGACTTCATCCGACTTTTCGACAAACCTATAATATGCACCGCCCGAGTAATCGCCACACGAGGCCAGGAGTGCCGCAGCAAGCAATAATAAGACTTTGTTTCTCATCCTGATAGAAATATATATAAAAAAGAAAAGCCCCCGCGAAGCGGGAGCTTTTCGTAAAAGCAATTGCAGATTAGCGCTTGCTGAACTGGAAGTGCTTACGAGCCTTCTTGCGGCCGAACTTCTTACGTTCAACGGCACGAGAGTCGCGAGTCATGAGGCCTTCCTTCTTGAGGGCGGGCTTGACTTCGGCGTCGTTAGCAACCAGGGCGCGGACAATGCCAAGACGGACAGCGCCCATCTGGCCAGCGATACCACCGCCACGAGCGGTGACTTCGACGTCCCATTCTTCCGCATTGCCGAGGATGGCGAACGGAAGGTTAGCAATCATGTTCTGCACTTCAGAATGGAAGTAATCCTTGAAATCACGACCATTGATAGTGCGCTTGCCGGAACCCGGCTTCAGGATCACAGCGGCGATGGCGTTCTTACGACGGCCAGTGCCACGGTAGATCTTCTTGTTCTTTGCGGTAGCGATAGAGGTATCCTCCGTTCTTAAAGTTCTACAACTTCAGGTTTCTGCGCGGCGTGCGGATGTTCAGCACCGGCATAGATTTTGAGCTTCTTGATCATCTTGTGACCGAGAGCGCTGTGCGGGAGCATGCCCCAGATGGCAGCTTCGAGCGGTGCAGTCGGGTGCTTTGCAGACAGGTCGGCAAAGTTGATCCAGCGTTCACCGGCAATGTGACCGGTGTGGTGGAAGTACTGCTTCTGCAGGTTCTTGTTGCCGGTAACAGCAACTTTTTCAGCGTTGATCACAACCACGAAATCGCCAGTGTCGACGTTCGGGGAGAAGATGGCCTTGTGCTTGCCCATCAGGAGTTTTGCAACTTCAGAGGCAACGCGACCCATAGGCTTATCGGCGGCGTCCACAAGCTTCCACTTGTGTTCGACGTTCTTCGGGTTTACCGTAATGGTCTTCATGTAAATCCTTTATTAGTTATTCCGGGGCCGAGTTGCCCCGTGAAATGCTGCGCTAAATTTAGAAGAATTATTCGAGCTTTGCAAGGGTAAAAAATACCGATTTTTCAAAAAACCCGCGTCATTTAGGCACTTTTCATTATATCAATTATAATAATTCTAGTAATTATTATAACAAATCGAAGAAAATTTCGACTATTTACGCTTCGTCTTGTAGAACAAACTGCCCACCAGCGAAACGGCAAGCACCACGATCATCGCGGTAAGACCCATGTCGGCGAGATTTTTGTATTCACCCACATGACCCGATTCGATAAGCATAATAATGATCAACGCAATCACGGCGGCAGTCGCACCCATGCGCTCAAACATCTTGATTTTGTCTTCGATAGAGAACGGCTTTTTAGGGTCATTAGTAAAGGGCATTGACGTCACCTCCCAGGCAAATCCACACGATAAGTCCAATCATCACAAGAACGCTAATGGCAACGTTAGCCAAAAAGAAGTCGCGGTTCATGGCATCCAGATCATCGGACTTGCGGAACAAATGAATGTAGAGGATCGCAGCGGTCATGAGTCCCGTTACTACCCACCAAGGCAGCCCCATTCCCCAGAACACGCCGAACGCCACACAGAGCGCAAGCATCGCCACATGGCTCCAGAAGGCAATCTGCAAAGCGCGCTTGCGGCCAAAGCGGGCCGGCACCGAATGGAGTCCCATGGCGCGGTCAATTTCTTCGTCCTGCGTTGCGTAAATGATATCGAAGCCGCCCATCCAAAGCATCAGAATCACGAGCAAGAAGATCGGGAACACCGCGAACTCGCCGCGGATTGCAATCCAGGCGCCCAAGGGGCTCATGCCAATCGCAAAGCCCAGGAACCAGTGGCAAAGCCAACTGAAGCGTTTCCAATAAGAATAAGAAAGCAGCAAGAGCCATACGGGCAAAGCGAGCAGGCCGGCGAGCGGTTGTAACAGCGCGGCAAACGTAACGAACAGCACCCCGTTAACGGCAAGGAACGCAATGACCGACGCCTTGCTCAGGCGCCCCGCGGGCAAGTGACGTTTCACGGTACGGGGATTCTTGGCATCGATATCGGCGTCGGCAATGCGGTTGAAGCTCATCGCGCTGTTACGGGCGGTGACCATACAGCCCACAATCAATGCAACCATCTTCACCGCCTCCGCGGCACCCATGCCGCGGAAACCGTTCGCCGCCACCCACATGGAACCGATCGCAAAAGGCATCGCGAAAAGCGAATGACTGAAGCGTACCATGTGTCCGAATTCAAGAATCTTTTTCAGCATAGCTATTTCTTTTTCGCTCTCACCTTAGCCAGGTGCTTCACCGAAGGCGTCTTGGACTTCGCCGCCGGAATGCGGATACCCTTCCACGGCTTCACGATATTATCGGCAGTCGTAAGCGCACCCAAGTGAACCAGGATTCTTGCGACCACGGTGTCGACCAATTCCTCAATCGTCTTCGGACGGTCATAAAAATGCGGCGCCGCCGGAATCACGATTCCGCCCATTCGCGTCAGCCGAGTCATATTGTCCAGGTGAATCAAGTTGTAGGGCATTTCGCGCGGCACCACAACTAACGGGCGGCGTTCCTTGAGGCAAACATCAGCCGTTCGAATCAACAAGTTGTCAGAAGTCCCGGCGGTAATGCGGCCAAGGGTTCCCATGGAGCAGGGCACCACCACCATTCCCGCATAATCAGCACTGCCGCTTGCGCATTCAGCAAAGAAGTTCTTCACGTCGGGCTGTTCATCCACGTACTTGAACAAGTCCTCTTGTCCTTCGTAAGCGACCACGCCCCTGCCCGGCGGAGTCACGAGCGCCGTCACATGGTGTCCCAGGCGTTTCAAATGCATGGCAGTGCGTGCGGCATAAATGGCGCCACTTGCACCGGTTACCCCCAAAATATATCGACTCATGTCCGTCTCCTCAGTAATACGCGGTAAGCCACCCCAAAAAAGCAAGGCTTCACATGCACCAGTTCAAAACCGTTTCGTTCCGCCAGAGCCACAAAGTCGGCAACCGGCAAAAAACGAAGCACCGAATTCACCAGGTACTCGTACGCCTCGCGCTTGCTAAAAAAGGCTCCCAGCACCGGAATAAACAGCGGCGCCAGTCTCTTGTAAAAGAACTTGTTGAACGCATTTCTCGGCGAAAAGAATTCGAGCACCTGCAAGTATCCCCCATCTGCAAGTACACGCGCCGATTCCTTCAGGCCACCTTCGGCATCAGGCAAATTGCGCATTCCAAAGCCGTTCAGAATCACGTCAAAAGACGCATCGCCAAACGGCATCTTCATGGCATCCAGCTGCACGGGCACCGCAGTCATCTTCTTACCTGCAGCCCCCTTCAGCATACCAAAAGAAAAATCGCCAAGCACAGCCACATCGGGCTTGCCGTTGAACTTTTCGTAAGTTACCGCAAAGTCGCCCGTTCCCCCGCACAAGTCAAGCAAACGCTTGCCGGGTTTCTG carries:
- a CDS encoding UbiX family flavin prenyltransferase, with product MSRYILGVTGASGAIYAARTAMHLKRLGHHVTALVTPPGRGVVAYEGQEDLFKYVDEQPDVKNFFAECASGSADYAGMVVVPCSMGTLGRITAGTSDNLLIRTADVCLKERRPLVVVPREMPYNLIHLDNMTRLTRMGGIVIPAAPHFYDRPKTIEELVDTVVARILVHLGALTTADNIVKPWKGIRIPAAKSKTPSVKHLAKVRAKKK
- the rpsI gene encoding 30S ribosomal protein S9, with protein sequence MATAKNKKIYRGTGRRKNAIAAVILKPGSGKRTINGRDFKDYFHSEVQNMIANLPFAILGNAEEWDVEVTARGGGIAGQMGAVRLGIVRALVANDAEVKPALKKEGLMTRDSRAVERKKFGRKKARKHFQFSKR
- a CDS encoding 4-hydroxybenzoate octaprenyltransferase, with the protein product MLKKILEFGHMVRFSHSLFAMPFAIGSMWVAANGFRGMGAAEAVKMVALIVGCMVTARNSAMSFNRIADADIDAKNPRTVKRHLPAGRLSKASVIAFLAVNGVLFVTFAALLQPLAGLLALPVWLLLLSYSYWKRFSWLCHWFLGFAIGMSPLGAWIAIRGEFAVFPIFLLVILMLWMGGFDIIYATQDEEIDRAMGLHSVPARFGRKRALQIAFWSHVAMLALCVAFGVFWGMGLPWWVVTGLMTAAILYIHLFRKSDDLDAMNRDFFLANVAISVLVMIGLIVWICLGGDVNALY
- the rplM gene encoding 50S ribosomal protein L13, whose translation is MKTITVNPKNVEHKWKLVDAADKPMGRVASEVAKLLMGKHKAIFSPNVDTGDFVVVINAEKVAVTGNKNLQKQYFHHTGHIAGERWINFADLSAKHPTAPLEAAIWGMLPHSALGHKMIKKLKIYAGAEHPHAAQKPEVVEL
- a CDS encoding serine/threonine-protein kinase; translated protein: MSELKKGDRVRLCGGETCRVLRELGRGGQGIVYAVDYNGSEYALKWYTCKNSEAFCQNLADNAAKGAPNDHFIWPMAVTEFQNGSFGYLMRLRPKDYVDMSKFILVTAQFANVEAQLNACMQLVRAFLDLHREGLSYQDMNDGNFFINPKTGDVLICDNDNVAPNNAAEMGILGKAGYMAPEIVQGVSRPNKYTDYHSLAVCLFILIYMNRPFEGKWYLSCPCDNDPEMAKHLFGYEAVFIMDPVDRSNAPDPALHKNVIRRWNIYPKILRAAFCRTFSKEAILDGTKRVSDKEWRDILLQVQANLVRCPKCSHTVFADPNNSDCRCVYCDAPLSGYRVLRAGKFMVPLLANKKIYESIVIGTTNYDKEVGATIVKGGEVGLVNTSDELWTVTLPSGTQRTVAHGDSMPARTGFKIKFGNLGETAEIN
- a CDS encoding ubiquinone/menaquinone biosynthesis methyltransferase, whose amino-acid sequence is MKSPVRKMFDEIANRYDFLNHTLSCFQDILWRRNCCREIRKQKPGKRLLDLCGGTGDFAVTYEKFNGKPDVAVLGDFSFGMLKGAAGKKMTAVPVQLDAMKMPFGDASFDVILNGFGMRNLPDAEGGLKESARVLADGGYLQVLEFFSPRNAFNKFFYKRLAPLFIPVLGAFFSKREAYEYLVNSVLRFLPVADFVALAERNGFELVHVKPCFFGVAYRVLLRRRT